The following proteins come from a genomic window of Phycisphaerae bacterium:
- a CDS encoding ABC transporter permease produces MWVSVPAVVTLAFLYAPMLAVAVFSVNLNRHGLAWKGFTLKWYRELMGNDIVLEAGWNTLVLAVVSTVLATVLGTLLAVGMSRFPWPRWTRGFLDFSLYLPVVTPDIIFAAALVVAFGLLRVFSDLFNPGMLTMIIAHVTFQVAFVALVVQSRLATIGRTLEEAARDLYADTPYLLRRVMLPLLMPGIVAGAMLAFTLSLDDFVISFFTAGPESMTLPIYIYSSLRRGISPQLHALSTLVFLFTILLVFGLQGLARRGQE; encoded by the coding sequence ATGTGGGTATCCGTCCCGGCGGTTGTGACGCTGGCGTTTTTGTACGCCCCGATGCTGGCGGTGGCGGTTTTCTCGGTGAACCTGAACCGGCATGGGCTGGCCTGGAAGGGATTCACGCTGAAGTGGTACCGCGAGCTGATGGGCAATGACATCGTGCTGGAGGCGGGCTGGAACACGCTGGTTTTGGCGGTGGTTTCGACGGTGCTGGCCACGGTTCTGGGCACGCTGCTGGCGGTTGGCATGTCGCGGTTTCCCTGGCCGCGTTGGACCCGTGGTTTTCTGGACTTCTCGCTGTACTTGCCGGTGGTGACGCCGGACATCATTTTCGCGGCCGCCCTGGTCGTGGCTTTTGGTCTGCTGCGGGTGTTTTCCGACCTGTTCAATCCTGGCATGCTGACCATGATCATTGCCCACGTGACCTTTCAGGTTGCCTTTGTCGCCCTGGTGGTACAGAGCCGGCTGGCGACCATTGGCCGGACGCTCGAGGAGGCCGCCCGCGACCTGTATGCTGATACCCCTTACCTGCTGCGGCGGGTGATGCTGCCGCTGCTCATGCCTGGGATTGTGGCCGGGGCCATGTTGGCCTTCACCCTGTCGCTGGACGATTTCGTGATCAGCTTTTTCACTGCCGGTCCGGAGTCGATGACGCTGCCGATTTACATCTATTCGTCTCTTCGTCGCGGGATCAGCCCGCAGCTTCACGCCCTGTCGACGCTTGTTTTTTTGTTCACCATTCTGTTGGTGTTCGGTTTGCAGGGGTTGGCGCGGAGGGGGCAGGAGTGA